One Rosa chinensis cultivar Old Blush chromosome 3, RchiOBHm-V2, whole genome shotgun sequence DNA window includes the following coding sequences:
- the LOC112191781 gene encoding probable L-cysteine desulfhydrase, chloroplastic encodes MACRIIMFYRYYVAHLRLCHQNIQILKPKLSFRISRASSYHYYHNLNPTDTQTNFPIKPKLSSFITDSEIEAEFSHHDPGVARINNGSFGCSPAFVISELQQWQLKWLRQPDHFLFNELHKGILKSRNTVKELINAEDVDEISIVDNATTAVAIVLQQMQWAFFEGKFKKGDAVIILQCAYGAVKNSIKAYFLRAGGYVIEVPFQFPVNSSEEIISEFRMALVKEKASGRRVRLAMIDHVTSMPSVVLPVKKLVKVCREEGVDQVFIDGAHGVGCVDVDMQEIGADFYTSNLHKWFFCPASVAFLYCRKSVTHLELHHPMVSHDYGKGLAIESSWIGTRDYSPSLVVPSVVEFTNRFEGGIEGIKRRNHDAVVEMGKMLAKAWGTNLGSPPDMCASMIMVRLPACLGISSNDDALKLRTHLREQFGVEVPIYYQMPKHEEVATTTGYARISYQVYNKIDDYYKFRDAINQLVCDGFTCAQSLGKYGLPSS; translated from the exons ATGGCTTGCCGGATAATCATGTTCTACCGGTACTATGTTGCTCATCTACGACTTTGTCATCAGAATATCCAAATCTTGAAGCCCAAGCTTTCATTTCGAATTTCAAGGGCATCCTCTTACCATTATTACCACAACCTTAACCCTACTGATACCCAAACCAATTTCCCCATCAAGCCAAAACTTTCTTCCTTCATTACAGACTCTGAAATCGAAGCTGAATTTTCTCACCATGATCCGGGTGTTGCCCGGATAAACAATGGCAGCTTTGGTTGCTCCCCTGCTTTTGTTATCTCTGAATTGCAACAATGGCAACTCAAATGGCTGCGCCAGCCGGACCATTTCTTATTCAATGAGCTCCACAAGGGGATACTCAAATCAAGAAACACAGTTAAAGAACTTATCAATGCAGAGGATGTTGATGAAATTTCCATTGTAGATAATGCCACCACAGCAGTAGCCATAGTCTTGCAGCAGATGCAGTGGGCCTTCTTTGAAGGCAAATTCAAGAAAGGGGATGCTGTCATCATACTGCAGTGTGCTTATGGCGCGGTGAAGAACTCCATCAAGGCCTATTTTTTGCGTGCTGGCGGGTATGTTATTGAAGTTCCATTTCAATTTCCAGTGAATTCCAGTGAAGAAATTATAAGTGAATTTCGGATGGCTTTGGTGAAGGAAAAGGCTAGTGGTAGAAGAGTTAGATTAGCTATGATTGATCATGTTACATCCATGCCATCTGTTGTACTTCCAGTTAAGAAATTGGTTAAAGTTTGCAGGGAAGAAGGTGTTGATCAAGTTTTCATAGATGGGGCTCATGGTGTTGGGTGTGTAGATGTTGACATGCAAGAAATTGGAGCAGATTTTTACACTAGTAATTTGCACAAGTGGTTCTTCTGCCCTGCTTCGGTTGCATTTTTATATTGTAGGAAGTCAGTCACACATTTAGAATTGCATCATCCTATGGTGTCTCATGACTATGGTAAAGGGTTGGCTATTGAAAGTAGTTGGATAGGAACTAGGGATTATAGTCCATCTTTAGTGGTTCCTTCAGTTGTGGAGTTCACAAATAGGTTTGAAGGCGGTATTGAGGGAATCAAAAGGAGGAATCATGATGCTGTTGTTGAGATGGGTAAGATGTTGGCAAAGGCTTGGGGAACCAATCTTGGGTCTCCACCAGATATGTGTGCGAGCATGATCATGGTCAGACTACCGGCTTGTTTGGGGATTTCAAGTAATGATGATGCTTTGAAGTTAAGGACACATCTACGGGAGCAATTTGGTGTTGAAGTCCCAATATATTACCAGATGCCGAAACATGAAGAGGTTGCAACAACAACAGGCTATGCTCGAATTTCTTATCAAGTCTACAa caaaattgatgaCTATTATAAGTTCAGAGATGCAATTAATCAACTTGTTTGTGATGGTTTCACCTGTGCTCAATCTTTAGGTAAATATGGTCTGCCTTCATCCTAA
- the LOC112191735 gene encoding F-box/kelch-repeat protein At3g06240, translating into MTLEFGKTIDEDVVEQILSTLPPKSLKRFQCVSNRWHALITTPRFVAKHLSISRHNNLSTSVLMKRKVHEDTNSDETQEFFSFLHFRNDEDNDVDGVHDEHSFLSSIQEFHIPFSTGVKTWAEALIIIGHCNGIICLAQAVSGEVIICNPAIHEYKLLPPSPYLPDSDWPYSAIFRFRDGLGFGYDPNFNEYKIVNIGFPAPELSTPDGYNIYNPPKAAVYTLGTDAWRKIKTDTLETETTILWPQIFQMHFKDMCFWLAPEQHKELDVLDEDEEQFIREVIVMFDTGDELFHNIMLPDEFDYPSKNYFVPNLLVWKDSVALLGIQISQFSSYGIWVIDEFGGHNGGAWTKHITFELPVEPLIFWKSDRVLLNDPNDTDYRGLILDYNLDTKKLKNLPVQSERSDSSAIVYVSSIVSVLGGSKPKNKDNSTPNAEFSVFEYPSPLVSHYMVDKKTYSYSMWAIPSDDASLRIKKVMEGLRTEFGGPEIDPHIAVVGSIRMKHEDMLNKFRSLQSDVISSYKAKVNQVVTRSSYFQCISLLIHSSFEVSPELYFATGVSGGRFHFCNEVRPHLSLLYGYLTEEERKKAQEKVSYLDEGLSSLSFFITRLALYKIDYKDRSLKSWEKIADYPLQFE; encoded by the exons ATGACGTTGGAGTTTGGCAAAACTATTGATGAAGATGTGGTGGAGCAAATCCTATCAACTCTGCCGCCCAAATCTCTGAAGCGATTCCAGTGCGTCTCTAATAGGTGGCATGCTCTGATCACCACTCCCAGGTTCGTAGCTAAGCACCTCTCCATTTCCAGGCACAACAATCTCTCCACCAGTGTTCTTATGAAACGTAAAGTCCATGAGGACACCAACTCTGACGAgactcaagagtttttctcatttcttcattttcgaAATGATGAAGATAATGACGTTGATGGTGTGCATGATGAGCATAGCTTTCTTTCTAGTATCCAGGAATTCCATATTCCGTTTTCTACTGGTGTAAAGACTTGGGCCGAAGCACTTATAATTATAGGCCATTGTAACGGGATCATTTGTCTAGCTCAAGCAGTCTCTGGTGAGGTGATTATTTGCAACCCAGCAATTCATGAATATAAGCTTCTTCCCCCCTCTCCGTACCTTCCAGATTCCGATTGGCCATATAGCGCCATATTTCGGTTCAGAGATGGATTGGGATTTGGATATGATCCGAACTTTAACGAATATAAAATTGTTAACATTGGATTTCCTGCTCCAGAATTATCTACGCCTGATGGAtataacatttataatcctCCCAAAGCAGCTGTCTACACCCTGGGTACTGATGCTTGGAGAAAGATCAAGACTGATACGTTAGAAACAGAAACTACTATTCTTTGGCCCCAAATATTCCAGATGCACTTCAAGGATATGTGCTTTTGGCTGGCACCTGAGCAACACAAGGAATTGGATGTGCTTGATGAAGACGAGGAGCAATTCATTAGGGAAGTTATCGTTATGTTTGATACTGGGGATGAGCTATTTCATAATATAATGTTACCGGATGAATTTGATTATCCatcaaaaaattattttgttccGAACCTTTTAGTGTGGAAGGACTCCGTTGCTCTTTTGGGAATACaaatttctcaattttcatcatatGGAATATGGGTGATAgatgaatttggtggtcatAACGGTGGTGCTTGGACAAAACACATAACTTTTGAGCTCCCTGTGGAACCGTTGATATTTTGGAAGAGCGACAGGGTTCTTTTAAATGATCCTAACGACACTGATTATAGAGGACTTATATTAGATTATAATCTCGATACCAAAAAGCTTAAAAATCTTCCCGTTCAAAGCGAGCGGAGTGACTCTTCTGCTATTGTGTATGTGAGCAGTATAGTTTCAGTATTGGGAGGCAGCAAACCCAAGAACAAAGATAATTCTACACCCAAT GCTGAATTTTCTGTATTTGAGTACCCTTCTCCACTAGTCAGTCATTATATGGTTGACAAGAAAACTTACTCGTATTCGATGTGGGCAATCCCGTCAGATGATGCGTCTCTCCGGATTAAGAAAGTGATGGAGGGACTGCGGACTGAATTCGGCGGGCCGGAGATTGATCCCCACATTGCCGTTGTGGGGTCCATTCGTATGAAGCATGAGGATATGCTCAACAAGTTCAGATCTCTCCAGTCTGATGTTATTTCTTCGTACAAAGCAAAAGTTAATCAAGTCGTTACTAGGAGTTCCTATTTCCAATGTATTTCCCTCCTCATTCATTCATCTTTCGAGGTGTCACCTGAG tTATATTTTGCAACTGGAGTCTCTGGTGGACGATTCCATTTTTGTAATG AAGTTAGGCCACATTTGAGCCTCCTTTATGGTTACTTGacagaagaagagaggaagaaagcTCAAGAAAAAGTCAGTTATCTAGATGAAGGCCTCAGCAGCTTGAGCTTCTTTATAACTCGACTTGCATTGTACAAAATTGACTACAAAGATAGAAGTCTCAAATCATGGGAGAAGATTGCTGATTACCCCCTCCAATTTGAGTAA